Proteins encoded by one window of Lathyrus oleraceus cultivar Zhongwan6 chromosome 1, CAAS_Psat_ZW6_1.0, whole genome shotgun sequence:
- the LOC127092796 gene encoding extensin-like, protein MLNETTSPSSSPSPQSPPYYELSSDTKPSDPQSPTLAQLQACALASQQPSHSEPVPEFPSPPPKHPYRTTYEQTPPAQQPTHYEPQPTQPPSGPTPQPELSSQTTLSYHHPSLPLTQQLPQLI, encoded by the coding sequence atgctgaatgaaaccacttcaccatcatcatcaccatctccTCAATCCCCACCTTACTATGAGCTCTCCTCTGACACCAAACCATCTGACCCCCAATCCCCCACTCTGGCTCAGCTGCAAGCCtgtgctctggcctctcaacaaCCATCACACTCTGAACCTGTACCAGAATTTCCTTCCCCACCTCCTAAACATCCATATCGCACCACATATGAACAAACACCACCTGCACAACAACCAACCCACTATGAACCACAACCAACCCAACCACCATCTGGACCAACCCCACAACCTGAACTATCCTCACAGACCACTCTGTCATACCACCACCCATCACTTCCGCTGACCCAACAACTCCCACAATTAATCTAA